From the Octopus sinensis linkage group LG28, ASM634580v1, whole genome shotgun sequence genome, one window contains:
- the LOC115225709 gene encoding zinc finger protein 271-like, with translation MSFLEKRKSIKHQEIHTSQEPYRCDICGKSFSDGSTLIKHKRIHTGEKPHHCNICCKSFYKRSDLTNHKRIHTGERPYHCNICGKSFSQSSNLTQHTRTHTGEKPYHGKSFSGNCILTTHKRIHTGEKLYHCDICGKSFSVSNSLNKHKRIHTGEKPYPCDICGKSFSESSSLTNHKRIHTGEKPYHCDICGKSFSDGSTLIKHKRIHTGDKQYHCDICGKSFSGNSILTTHKRIHTGEKPYHCDICGKSFSVSSSLSRHKRIHTGEKPYPCDICGKSFSECSSLTKHKRIHTGEKPYRCDICGKSFSRAHSLGIHKRIHTGEKPYPCDICGKSFSKSSSLTKHKRIHTGEKPYHCDICGKSFSDCSSLPYHKRIHTGEKPYHCDICGKSFSDCSSLPYHKRIHTGEKPYHCDICGKSFSDCSSLPYHKRIHTGEKPYH, from the exons ATGTCATTTTTAGAAAAACGTAAATCCATTAAACATCAAGAAATTCATACAAGTCAagaaccatatcgctgtgatatctgtggtaaatcattctctgatggcagtaccctaattaaacacaaacgtattcatacaggtgagaaaccacacCACTGTAATATCTGTTGTAAATCATTCTATAAAAGGAGTGACTTAACtaaccacaaacgtattcatacaggtgagagaccatatcactgtaatatctgtggtaaatcattctctcaaagtagtaacTTAACTcaacacacacgtactcatactggggagaagccatatca tggtaaatcattctctggaaattGCATcctaaccactcacaaacgtattcatacaggagagaaactatatcattgtgatatttgtggtaaatcattctctgttagcAATAGCTTAAACAAACACAAGCGTatccatacaggggagaaaccatatccctgtgatatctgtggcaaatctttctctgaaagcagcagcttaactaaccacaaacgtattcatacaggggagaaaccatatcactgtgatatctgtggtaaatcattctctgatggcagtaccctaattaaacacaaacgtattcatacaggggacaaacaatatcactgtgatatctgtggtaaatcattctctggaaatagcatcctaaccactcacaaacgtattcatacaggagagaaaccatatcattgtgatatttgtggtaaatcattctctgttagcAGTAGCTTATCCAGACACAAGCGTatccatacaggggagaaaccatatccctgtgatatctgtggcaaatctttctctgaatgcagcagcttaactaaacacaagcgtattcatacaggggagaaaccatatcgctgtgatatctgtg gtaaatcattctctcgtgcTCATAGCTTAGGtattcacaagcgtattcataccggggagaaaccatatccctgtgatatctgtggcaaatctttctctaaaagcagcagcttaactaaacacaagcgtattcatacaggggagaaaccatatcactgtgatatctgtggtaaatcattctctgattgCAGTAGCTTACCTtaccacaaacgtattcatacaggggagaaaccataccactgtgatatctgtggtaaatcattctctgattgCAGTAGCTTACCTtaccacaaacgtattcatacaggggagaaaccataccactgtgatatctgtggtaaatcattctctgattgCAGTAGCTTACCTtaccacaaacgtattcatacaggggagaaaccataccac